The nucleotide sequence GATTACTAATATTATGCTGTCTGGTTGTGCCGATTCTATGGCAGCCATCGCTGGCAACCGTACGTACAGATGtgatttataatatatataaaaccgGAATTCATATATATTAACGAAGACAAACGGCTCATAAAATAAGTTTTAGTAATATTTAACAAATGCAGAAGCGTAGGCAACTcggttttgtattttaaaatcCAAATGAATGTGTAGAAATCATGTAAAAATAGAATCTTACAAATGTTTAGGCCATTAAATAGGAATGCACACTCAAAGATATATCCATTTTTTAAGcatgcataaataattttccattCAAACAATCTACGTAAATGGCAAAGTATGTAGACAAACAGAAATGCACTTTCCGTTTTTCCTGGCCAAAAGTAGCCGGCGTGACTAAGTCTCTAGGTTTATGGATTCCACATATGATGCGCATTTGTTTAATGGCTCCTCACTTGTAGCGCGATTTCGATATACGTTGGCGGGACATCAACTGCTCGGTCATTGACCCCACTACGGCGGAAATCTTTAAGTGCGACATTGTGGAAATGCCAAAGAAGCAGGGCAATTTTTTGAACACCTTCCTCCTGCTGCGCCGATCCGTCACGAAAATGTGGGTGGAGCTTAGCGTGGGACAGATCGCCAACCGAAAGGATCGTCCTGTTCAGCAACTCTTTAAGATTCGAGTGGATGGCTGCCACCTGATTGAGTTTCGCAGCAAAAGCCGAATCCTGAATGCCGTGCTCCACAAACTCTTGCAATCGGGAAACTATCCAGATGCCTGTCCTCTCCTGGCGGTAAGTGGAAAAAATGGTTTTGCTTCATGCGCAATTGGCAAACCAAGACAGGTTGCAATGCCGAATGCAGGAAAGTCGTAAATCTCATTTACATTTCGCAATGGATTCGGTCGAacctatgtatatgtataaatatatttactttttaagaAATATTATTACCCAAAAGGAGAGGCAATAGTAGATCGCTAAAAATAGATTTCTGCGCAATGCATTTTTGTTAAGCCATAAAATTTCAGGAGATGATAAGAACCACACTTAGCAAAGTATCATTTCCAATATTATTCCCAATATTTCTGTTTGTAGCCATTAGTAACTTAAACACCTGATTAAACAAACACCAAGCGTTTGCTGACCTACTCAAAGTCAAAATCTGATGATAATCTCCCATAATCTTCATCTTTACGAGCCGAGCGCAAATAGAGCAACAAATTAGTCAAATGTTCTTGCAAATAAACATAGCTATCTATACGGCTGTTCATTAAAAAACggaatgtaaacaaaattaaataaacaaattcagtGCGCATTAGACAAGAAAACCAGAGCGGTTTCGCCGAATGAAATCCAAATCGATAGTGCCCAATATCATTTTCATTCGCTAACCAGCAGGTTGTTATCCATATCTTATGTTAATCCGCAGAATGTCAACTATACGTCCACGCGATTTGCACTCAATCCGGATCATTTTCCGGCCTACATGCCGGACATGAAGTTCAACACGAAATTGGTCTTTCAGCTGAGCAGGAATATGGGTCTGATCAGGGCCAGTGTGGATGCCGAGGTGATGAGACGATCGTaagaagaaaatatttcaataaagcACGAAAGAATAAcctatgtatgtgtgtataagGAAAATCATACAAACCGGCGGCAAATACCTATACTCGTATTTGTGCGTTTCCATGACTAACTCGAATGACTAATAGCTTCGGCATGGGATTTATTCGCCGGCACACATTCAGATTAGACTCCTATCTGGGCCACTTGATTTTGGTTTAAAGGTGGAAAAGTTATGACTTGTGGATAATAAATGAATATCTATTTTTGCCATTGAACCCGGCCGATTTCACTGTCATGACTTTTAGGTTTTGGATTTGATTGTGATCCAGTTTTCTGCGAAATCCCATGATTCATGGTCGAGGAATGTGGCATCAGGCTGGCTGACTGATTTCTGCACTTCActgttaattaaaaacaaataccaTAGCTTCATCCATAATTTACGAGCTTTGGTTGGtatagaaaatcaaatcaaattaaatatatatgtttatccAGGGGATTCACTGATttctgcactctatttatatCCCTTAGTCGTAGAGTAAAATGGTAAACTAGATTccttgaaaagtatgtaaaagGTAGGAGGATGAGTTTCCAacttataaattatatacatatatattcttgattaggatcaatagccgagtccaTCTGACCATGTCCATCTGTCCGTTGGTCTGTCCGTTTgactgtccgtccgtatgaacgtcgagatcttaCTAACTATATAAGCCAGAATCTTCCTCACACTTgcagctgagtaacgggtatctgatagtcggcaACTCGACCGTAGTATTCTcccttattttttatttggttgGGCTACTATCAAAATTCTCGAAAAGCTCTTAGTTGTAGCCAAAATCCGATAATCGAAAACTATCAATTAATTGGTTTTAATTGGTTTTAACTGGCTCTGTGATTTCTGCACCTCgttaaaaacattaaatgtTCAAAGCAGACAGCATGATGTGTATTAAAATGAGATTTAATattacataatttaattactttttaatgATCACCTTGCTCGTGGGAAACGTAATGTGTTAGGAATTTCATGCCAAATTTCCCAACGCTTGGCCAGTAGATTAAAGTGTATCCAAATGGCCAACTCGTTTCTATATTATAAACCCACTCGGTTGTTGATAATGCGAGTGCAGAAAAATAATAGATTAAGAAAGCTCAGGCCCCTTTTCAAGTGCTGGCCAATCAAATTAAGAAATGACGTGAGTCTGGCCCACAAAAGATATTTAGCAAGGCGTAAATAGAACAGCGTCTATCaagatgcaaaaaaaaaaaaaaaacaaaaacaaaacaaagcctaaaaatataaacattcgCCTTTCACTAGATCAGTCTGCAATGTCATGATCACAGACTCTTTCGCTCATCTGAAATTCCTCAGCACAccgcaaaaagcaaaaagtcGAGTGAGCAAGGTTTATTCATCATTTATGGCCTCCAAATTGGTCATCAATATTTTCGCCATGCCAAAGAAAGGAAAAGGCCAGGAGGAAACCCTATGTCAAGGCCAGCCATTAACCAAAAGGAACGGTGTTTCCGCCCACCCATTtcccttttcccattttcatttccattttcattcgcatttgcatttgccataACAGAAAAAAGTCTGGAATGGCGAGCGTTTGGTGACATAACCCAAACCAGTACAGACGGGAATTTCTAGGCCAAAATATGCCAGCCACCCCTAGTAACTGGTTGAGGGGCATAAAAATATAGCTCTAAATGGCTCACTTAGTGGGTTAGTCAGCCAGCCGCTTTCTCAGTGTTTAGCCGGAAGCAAATGCACTCAGAAATATTTCAATTCtagaacaaacaaaaatataatatatgtgAAGTGCAAGTTATATTATTTAACTAGGGTAACAGATGAGCTTTTATTTACTTAACGTGTTACTGAAGCTAGTGATTCTGATTTTTAGTTGAAGCAATAACTTAATTTTCTCCAAAGTGCACTTCCACTTTTGTGTCCAAATTTCTTGCACGAAAGGCGGATTACAATTTCATCAGGTAATGGAATAGTATTGCAGGGGGTGGCCGGCCTAAGAAAGCCATATACAATGTATGTACTCCTTTATCGACTTAAACTCGCCTTCGTTCTGACTGCTCTAAGTTCACTTATCGTATTCATCTAGATGGAATTCGCTGGGCAAacacggcaacaacaactgccaGTTGGACTCCCTGACTGTGTGTGAGTTTGGAAACTATGTACTACATACGTAACAAACACGCTGTAGAACAGACTATCTGTCGTTTGTCACCCGTTCGTGGCAATTTGATAAGGAGCCGCCTCAGATTAAGATGGAATTCCATAAGAAAAGTGCGCGTTGCCActactggactacaaaaaaaaaaaatctaaaaaaatcAAGACTCCACTACACTCTGCTCCACTCCAAACTCAAGGTTAAGTTCATTAGATTTCAGCAGATTAACACATGTTCCCACCGCgatatctataaatatttgcacttgTGGAGCgaggaaatattttatatcgGCTTTTGGAGTGGGTACAAGTGGAAAGTGCTCCCAAGCTATTTTCAGCATTAATCACAAAGTCAATAGCGGCTTTACTttcagaaataaaataatgtacCCGTGCGCGATAGTGCTATCTGCCATGCGTACGAGTATTTGCAGATTTCTATTTGCAAATATGCCTTAAAGTAATCAATTTGCACGCGTAAACATTGATTTCCAGAAGATTGTGTGATTTTTTGAAGCAATTTCTATGTGACAATGTGTTGAAAAGCGTACTTAAAAACAAACTAACTTTCCTTGGGAATTCCCGAAAAATattcttaaaattttaaacaattcccaaataaataagattCTTTCTTGGATTTCCTTGTAAAAACTTTCGTGACGCACTATAGGAAATATTTAGTAATAGTTTAGGCAATAACCTTCGATATCCACTATCAAGGTCATTTCGGTTCATAGAAAAACATACGCTAGTGAAAGCCAAACAATAGcgaatcaaataaaaataaacaatattttgagaaatgcgccaaaaaaaaaatacgaaatacgaAATACAAATGTAAGCTGAAGCGCAAAGAAATACAACcgaaaatacaaacaaactTAGATAATACGCGGCCCATTTGAATTATCAATGAAATTCGGAAataaagccaaaacaaaaacagaacaaaagCAGAAACCAGAAAATTCAacatgtgtttttttttgcgaggAAAAAACGAAGCAAGCCCCAaaatgaagaagaagaaggggAGATTCGCTTATGGCATATGGCCAAATCTGACgctatagatatatagatacagatatatatagtTTTCGACGCGTCATGAGCAGGATCGAAGCGATATATATAGAATCATGAGGCTGCTGCCGTGACGTAGGCATTCCACCGCTGTTTTTTCTTTAATGGAAACTATCTCAATCTCAATAGGGTCAAAGTAAAcacaaaagatacaaaaacggaaaaacaaTATTCGAATTATCCGAGGGCAGTGATTCACATCATTGATGAACTAATTTCGGCACTATTTACTCACCACACGATTGTAGAATCCTCAGGAGGAGGCAAATTGTGATTAACTTTTCCATTTCTTACGTTCAAAGTCCAAAGGCtgattaaatatatatataaacgcGTATATATATCTTTGATTAACTGTGATAATTGTAAATACGTGTTTCTGCTCTTTTTTTAGTTGCGCTGCACTAAATATCTGAAAGGAAAGAGGTTAAAAAATCGAAAGTTAGTTAGTTCGATGCACGTAAAGTAAACTGCATAATATTTAGACTCGGATTCCCCTTTTATTTGTCTTAAAATGCGTTCTCatcttatatatgtatctaaTCTTATTTGCATAACCCATACCTTcgcaatttatattttacctAAGTCTGAAATTGCATCATTTCTACCTCAACCACTTGCAGCGTAACCCATCGCACTTTGTTCCTGAAATGCACTTTTATCTAATCTTCCGTTTTTCTGTCTCCTGTCTGAGATTTGAAGGCTCTTACCACTCTTACCACGCAGTTGTAACCAAGTTGCCAAGTACACTCTGATTACCGCTCAAACACGCTACctgctttgttttcttcgatTCGCACGATAAGTGTGTTATAACATATGCCATATGATTGCCTGATAACTCTTCGTTTTGataccacacacacatactgtACGTACTAAAAGTCGCACACAGTTTGGGCCAAAAGTATATTGCTGAATGGGCGCTTATGGGGTTTTCCTGTATTTCAGCGTTTCAGCATTTTCCAATGGCTGGGAAACGTATACGTTTCCGATCAAGTTTTTACTATGTTGCAGTTTGGCCATTTATTTGCAGCTTATTACTTTTATCGAAGTTTATCGACAATACAAGATGCATCACAGATATTTATAGACTATTTATGTTTTTGCAAGCCAGTGAAGTggtggccaaaacaaaatgtCCGCCGACACGTGCATATCTGAAAGTGCATTTGACCGATTCGCCCTCAAATGTTATTGGACAAAGAGCTAAAGCGGAGCCCGCGGTTTACTCGGCTTTTAAAAAGGAAGCAGCGAATGAAATTCCATCTTTAGCATTTGCAGCACATATTTTTCACAGTgaccattaaaaataatgccaaaagtagaaaccaaaccaaatgATCGAGATAGCGAGAAACATAACAAAATAGGCATAAAGCCAGGTGAAACACTTAGCGCCGAAATTAGGTCGCTTGGCCTACGCATATTACGAGTATGAATATATTTTGGACTCGATTGGCATTACCTTTACTTTACTTGTCGAGAGTCTAACTgatccaaaaataaaacttcaTTGTactatttgttttcaattgaCCGCCTGTCTGTCCATTTGGTCTCTTGTTTTTTAGTTGTTTCttagttgtttttatttttgatttagcCCCGATGCTGGTCTTTTTCGCAGTGCTGcgtatttgtgttttgtttgagACGCCGCTTTTAAGGTGATAAATATGTGAGGTTTCGGGATTTTTCACTAGAGCACAGCACACAACCGATTACAGTGGAGGTTTCCAGCAAACTAAGGAGTTGTTTGCCaattgaacatttttatttacgtTTCTCGCTCTCTTTTTGCCTTTCGCTCTCTTTTTTCGGCACTCAGCGCGATTTTCTCTTTGCCATTCTCCGATCTTGCTTGTTTTTACTTGTGTACGGTTGGGCAAATAAATCTGGCTAAATGCGTAATTACAATGGGCGAAGCGTTTACTTTATTTAATCAGACTGATCTATATTTTCGTATACGTACTAATTTTACTTGTTAATGGAATATAAGCATAGttacttatatttatattgccTATGCCTCCTACATTCATTCACTTGCTCCAATACATATTAAACATTGCTTTATTATTCGGTTATGTTTAAAAAGCTAAATAATATCATCAAATTTGTTGtagaaaaacaatttattttatttgcactcAGAATTTTGAATCCTTGTACCACTGTTCGTATGCTTAATAAAGgtaaaattgtttgtttatagTGCGTATACGCGATAATGCTTATACGTTCGTTGTGACCTATCGATTATTTCGTGCGATGTTATATCGATTAACGACTTATAGCTGTAAAATGCTGATAAGCTGCACTGTTAATTAACAGAGCTGCTAAGCAACCGGATTGaaaaaattacttaattttGTTTCTGGCATTTTCgttaaaaatcaattagaCATTTGAGTGGTAGCTAGGAAGGGTGCGCGGCTACTGCTACGCTACTTCTCGCACAAGAATGGCAGGCTTACCAAGTATCAAGTACCTTACATAGCATTTTAAATGGCGATCTGCCGTTGGGCTGCCGTATAGCTTAAATCACTTCTAGTTTGAAAGAAAAAAGCCCGCCAAGTTCAAATGCcacttaaatttcaaaaagttCGTCATCATATGCTGTTTACGAAGCGATGGTTGCGCACATTGATGTGATAGTCGTGCGGTTTATCATATGAGTACACTGAGTACACTTCGATACAACTTGCGTTTGCGCAGTGACCCGTCTCCAGTATAAGCACCACTTAATAGTATTTTAAAGCTGTTCCGGTAGGTTTTGTAAACCATTTGCGTTGTAAACGAAACAAAACCTAACAAAATAAAGTATCTAGGTTTTATATAGTTAGTTTGTAAAGTTAGTCTGTTTAACTGGCTTAAGTTTAAAGATTGCCAAACTTAATTGAGCCTACAATATTGattaagaaacaaattttttaaaattttgaaaatatttgcattattttgtCCCTTTTTAAATACATAACTGTGATTTTTCTCTTCGTTTATTTAACATAATGTGAAATGCTGATAAGCTGTTACTAAACACAGTAACCAGAAGAGGGAAATCACCTTTTTTGTCTGATCTGGCAACTCTGAGCATGGCACTAAATATATGCAGCACGCTTTTGGGATAAATTGATAAAATGGTTTTCGAAGAAAAATGTGgacaaaacttttgctttgATATAAAAAAGGAATTTAGTTTTCATTACGGCCAGACAAAAGTGCCCGTtttacaaatcgaaaaattcTTACAAATTCGAAAACCGTAGCATGaccgaataataataataaattgctAGATGAGAAAAAAGTTAAagtgtaaataattcaaattccTGCTAGGATGTAAATATTATGTTTTGCATATATAGTACAAGCTGTACTTTAACCTTTAAACCGAAAGCTATAATTAATCCAATATCTGcaaaaatattaacttttacaatatttgtttgtataaaatataaaaaaataattcagaAAGTTAGTTGGATCTAAAGTTTCTTTTGAGACTTATATACGTATAAAttcgaatttattttaattttgcccGACGAACATACGCATCCTTAAACATTTGTGGCGCCGTTGAAGTAGACATTTTCCCGCtgaagttgctgctgccactggagttgctgctgcatgttTTCTGTTcccgatgttgctgctgtcatTGGTGCACTCACAACTGGCATTGGTAATTAGCACGCGCGCTGCTAATTAACACTTTCTGGAGGAGCggactccactccactccactccactgcAACCCATTCGTGTGTGTCTGTGCTCAGGGGCCGCTGCAATTCCCCGTCGACTGCAAATTGCACGCGTGGCGGCTGCAACGCCGCTCCAACTTGCAACACTCAGAATAAATACAACTGTTTGTTGCGAGAAAATAATGGCGAGGTAACGAGCTGTGACATGAATAGGAgtatataaatgaaataaaatattctagCAATCTGATGAACTAATTTAGCAATTCGTCTCAACTTTAAGCTTtttgaaacaaatttaaagaagtgtaatttacataatttaaattgaaatatccTTCAAAAATGCAATCTTTACGGCATCTTTGATAATCTGGAATAAAATTGAACTATTCTGTCgctattatttattaatatattaaagtGTGATTGTGGGGGTCAGGAGGTTGGATTTTTGTCGGCGATTGCCTACTTTATAGGACATTTTTTGTGGCGAGTGCAACGCCACAACTGAAAGATTGCTCCTGGGTTTGGCTCAAAGCGAAAATGCCGCCGCACTCTTTTCGCTCGCCGGCTAAAATGTAGGCCCAAATATGGTCAagctgtgttttttttttttttttttttttgggttagCGGCTCCTAGGTGGTGCCTCTTTTTGGTCCTGACGCTCACACATCCGCTCCCCGTCCGAAAAAGcgtgaaattttaattgtgtCTTTCGGGGCGTTGTCGTCTTGGTCGATCGGCCGCCGCCGCCTCGACCCGAAATAAAGATCTCTCGCGGCGCACACAGCTCATCCCGGGGAGATTCCTCCTGCCAGCCCAGCACCAAAAGTTGTTCATGCCAAAAAGGTGCAAAAGGCCAAATAGTATTCTGTTGTTTATGTTGTTACATGCCTCGTTGGCTGTGTCTTTTTAGCTCAGCAAAAATGTCCGCAGGAATTCGGCAAAGCCACACAGTTGAAGTTGAGCTTTTGCGGCTGTGTAAATGCACCAAAAGAAATGTTCACAGGTGTGAACGaatcaaattaataaactaaATCAGTCTAGTATCTAACGAATATTA is from Drosophila melanogaster chromosome 3L and encodes:
- the CG13250 gene encoding uncharacterized protein, isoform A, which codes for MMTDAFLRGLLILCCLVVPILWQPSLATRDFDIRWRDINCSVIDPTTAEIFKCDIVEMPKKQGNFLNTFLLLRRSVTKMWVELSVGQIANRKDRPVQQLFKIRVDGCHLIEFRSKSRILNAVLHKLLQSGNYPDACPLLANVNYTSTRFALNPDHFPAYMPDMKFNTKLVFQLSRNMGLIRASVDAEVMRRS
- the CG13250 gene encoding uncharacterized protein, isoform B; amino-acid sequence: MPKKQGNFLNTFLLLRRSVTKMWVELSVGQIANRKDRPVQQLFKIRVDGCHLIEFRSKSRILNAVLHKLLQSGNYPDACPLLANVNYTSTRFALNPDHFPAYMPDMKFNTKLVFQLSRNMGLIRASVDAEVMRRS